ctggacagagcaccaacccatcacagggcaaacacacacacacacacacacatacaaacactcattcactcactcacacaatcacacactacgggcaatttagagactccaatcagcctagaagcctgtctttggactgtgggaggaaatcaGAGCACCCAGAGATAATTAAAAATAgtaatttaaaattaatactGCAAACTATTTAAGTTTAAGAGAAAACTATTTGTTCTAAATAATACGTTTATGCTCAGAAATAAATTTTAACTATAAGCATTTATCAGAAGATCTTACAGGCAGATAGGcaagcaaacaaaataaataaattaattaattaataaaagtgtgtatTCAAAATTTAGACTGTTAGTGcagaaaacattttcataagAAGATTTATTCTTTGTTTCAGGAGGAACGCATTATCAtttaaaatctgaaataaatttgtttaGCAAACTTTTTTCTTGCCCACTGCGTCCATTCACAGTTCTTGTTACATATAATAGCaatgtactattattattattattattattattattattattattattattattattattgttgtaaaACTGTagaaaacagtaaaatattaagttataaaAAACTGGACTGGTTGTGTTTAATATGCTGACACACCCTGGTGTTGTGTCTAAATTGTGAAGAcatttatatgtataaataatccACCAGATCAAATAAATCAGTCTTTCTACATGGTGACAGATTCAGCtaatataaataacacatgataataatgatcaaataaaagcaaaaatgtaACACTAAAAATCTTGAACTAAACAGAGAGGTGAAAGtatgttaacattaaagaaataaagtgcTGAAAGAGGAAGTGTATATCTCATTGCTAAGGCTATTAAAGGGTCACTGCTTCAACAACACAGTGAATAAACTCTCGCCTGTAGGTGGCAGTAAAGAAAGCAGTGCAGTGTAGCCTCATCTCCAAGCTCACAGATTTAAAGCATTAAACTCACCACTTTACTGTGAAGGCTAATTTACAAGATCCAAGATGGAAGAATTATAGTGTCCAGTGGCCATTCTGGTGATATTTTTGTTGCCTGCTTTATAGATTTTCGATCTATTTTGTGGTCATCATCCCACCTCTAACTGCTGGGTGCTGTTGGAGTTTAGAAGAAAACTCAAGACAAACATCTTAGAGTCAGATGCCAGTCTAGCTCAAAGCTCTGCAGCCTGAGACAGTGTGAGGGAAACTGGCCAGATGGCTAGTGTCCATGCTAGGCTAACAGATTGTCCAGTCAGAACAGCTGCCATGGGAGTTATTGTTACTGTGGCTGTGTACATTCCCTTAGCAGTCAATGCTACATGAACTGTATGGAGCTTTCAGTGAACTACAATCTGCTCACTGCTTTTTCCATTTATATCACCTTTTGCTTGgttcataataatataatggtTAATTTCTTCATTTCCCTTTAGAGATATATCTTTACCATCTTGGTAATTACACCAGGTAGGTTAATGAGTCTAATACAGAGAGGTACACTGTTAAGTACATAGACCTTGAAAGTACATATAAGAGCAACTCACACAATCTAAATGTAGAAGGAGGGACTTTAAACAAAACAGTGCTCCATAAAAGGATGTTAGATGTCCCCTTATTTGCCTGTGTTGTAACTGAAGGCAGGTTTCAGCTGAGATCTAATGCTGAATCTAGTGCTTCACACACCCGAGCAAAGATCTACAGAACTCCAGTACATAATGGCAGAGATGaattcatttttctgtttttcttttcttctggtAATTTGTGGCATGGCTACTGGTCTGACAAAAGAATATATTTACATCAGTGATCCAAAGAACTGGTATGATGCTCAGACCTACTGCAGGGAAAACTATAAAGATCTTGCAACCATCACTTCTAATGAGGAACAGCAGAGACTTATAAAGTCCCCAGGAAAGTCCTGGTTAGCTGGTTGGATTGGGCTGAATAAAGAGACACTCACCTGGAAATGGTCTGATGGAGAACTGACAAACTACTATCACTGGCAGTACACACTGCCCATCATAAACTATGATTGTATTGCTACGTATTCAAATGGATGGAATGACTATTTGTGCTTGACACCTTCACCCTTCTTTTGCTATAGAAACTGGGTCTTggtgaaagagaagaaaacatgGGAGGAAGCTCAAGAGTACTGTAGGATGAACTACAATGTCTTGGCATCTCAAACTTCTGCAATGCAAGAACTGGCTAAAATAGAGGCTGGGCAATCTGAGACCGTTAGCGTGTGGCTCGGCCTGCGCTTCCTTGATGGAAAATGGTTCTGGTTGAACAAGGAGTCACCGAACAGCTCGGTCTCACTGCCGCCGTGTCCAGCCCAAAATTACCACTGTGGAGCTCgcaacatctacacacaggcCTGGGAGAACAGACACTGCAACGAGAAGCTTAATTTCATCTGCTACTGAAGGTGAGTAACGTGTTGTAAATATGCAACAATAGAAACTATTTCCCTTAATCCTTTAACCTTAATATCAAACTACAAGCAATCAGACATGTCAGAGTTTTACTTTCTCCCTGAACAGAGGTTTCCAGATGTAGGCGAGCAGAAGAATGTGTGCAAGAAACAGAAGAATTCATCCAGAGCTGTGAGTGATATGCTGTAGAGTTGGTTTGCTTTAGTGAtattttaatatactgtatttaatccTAATTCAGATATGTGAGTTATACACCACTCTGATTCACTGAACAGTGAATGAAATAATTGTAATTGTTTTAGTTTAGTCATTTTCTCTCCTTGAATATGAATGTGTAAAatcatgtaaaataaatttataaaataaaataaataaagtttcatGTAGAATTGTTAAGTTCACTTGTTAAGGTTAATAATAATGTAGAGGTTAATAAAGGTTTAAGCCATGACCTTTGCACAAGTTTATTATTTGTCCAAAAAGCAAATATTTGCAAGACTGCAAATGCACTTCACTGCAGATCTGAATGTTTGGACAAGCCTCAAGAAATCTTTGTACTGCTTCTTTAGCCTTCTTTACATAACAAATCCAGTGGAGATGTTTTAAACACTGACAGCGTCCGGTAAGGAAATGCTCCTGGTCAACCACCTTGTATATGTTAGATATTCTGTAGCTatggtaatgatgataataatcaCAGTTTCATCTGAAAATTCATCAGAACTTGTTATAAATATATGACAGGGCTGCAGTGAATCTCATAAATACAGAAACGTAAggaaatgaggatgaggttcccttctgagcctggttcctctcaaggtttcttcctcagatcatctcagggagtttttcctcaccaccgtcaccacaggcttctcattagggataaaataataacttaactttaaactttatcatttttctctgtgtttctatatgtctgtaaagctgctatgaGACAATGCCCTGTGTtaaagtgctatagaaataaactgaaaagtgtgtgagtgcactTAACTATTTAACAGATTCCAGATTAGCTCACTTGTTGTTTATTATAGAATTTGTAATAAAGATTGTGGTATTAAAGCTGATAAGAACGTGAACTCATTGATGTGAGGTGGTCTTCTCTACTCTCTGTCCCTTCCCTGTTTAAGGAGTGACATCATAATCGCTCCTGACCTCAGATCAGTTCATCTactaaatatacattatattgccaaaagttttgggacatctgtctttacctgcacatgagtgtaatatggagttgccccgccctttgcagctataacagcttcaactcttctgggaaggatttccacaaggtttaggagtgtgtttatgggaatttttgaccgttcctctagaagcacatttgtgaggtcagcactgatgttggacgagaaggtctggctcacagtctccactctaattcatcccaaaggtgttctatggggttgaagtcaggactctgtgcaggccagtcaagttcctccacaccaaactcactcatccatgtctttatggaccttgctttggtcactggtgtgcagtcatattggaacaggaaggggtcatccccaaactgttcccacaaagagcatgacattgtccaaaatgtcttggtatgaagctgaagcattaagagttcctttcactggaactaaggggcggagtccaacccctgaaaaacaacacctgaactcaatgatctggaggggtgtcccaatacaaTCATCAACATTAAACTTATTAATCAcattagctggctagcttgttgctaggCTAGTCacttttctgctgttgtttcaGTCCagaatttctctttttttaattaaacagtaCAAGGAAGGAAGTGATGTTACAACAACGTACAAAATGATCATTTACAAGAGGAACGCTGCGTTAATCCTGAGACTAATCTtatcaaatacaaatacagctTTAGAATTAATTGAATCTTCCGTGGTGTTGTGAGTTTCAGTGTCTCTTAATCTCTGTTCAACCTTCAATCATTAAACTGCATTACATTTTAATCTGTACAGTTTTTAATCTTAAAACCCTACAGTGCTCTGGATCTCTAACTTTACACAGGTGTCGGACGAGCACTTTTAGCTTTTTGTTAAATCAttgagtcttttttttcttggaataatgataatatataaaataaaatatgttccTGTATGCTGCTGGAAACGTTGAGatttttattatagttattacttcatcacagaaacAGGAAGGCTTAACAAAACAGGTTTGTttggagatttatttatttattttatatttatttatttatttaaaaatatttatttattatgtatttcttttttctttatttttaaattatttttaaatatgtttttctatttatttatttatttattagtttacattttttaaattatctatctatctatctatctatctatctatctatctatctatctatctatctatctatctattttatttatttttaatttaaattagcTTCTTCTAAATGTATTAAGTATCTTTAATCAGatattataaaagaaaatatttgagATAATTAAGAAGATCAGGAAGAAGCACATCTCTGAGGAGAGGGCAGTGTGGTCAGTTTGAGTATGAGACAGATTTCAATCTTTTTAAACATGAAGACATTTGCATGTGGATTTAAATGTGAGTCGGATTTGTGTGCTGGAAGAGGGCGAGGTGTCTGACCTCATCATGTGCAGAGGGAACCGGAGGAACCAGTACACAAATCAGGgttctgtgtgtgattattgtaaCCACAAGTTCTCCAAGAGAATCTGAGAGAGGAAAAGATAATGAAAGGCAAATAAACGACTCTGTAAACAAATCCAACACtccaggcagagacacacaataaacagaaggaaagtgtgtgtgtgtgtatatgtgtgtgtatgtatgtgtatatgtgtgtgtgtgtgtgtgtgtgtgtgtgtgtgtttgtacagtatgtatgtgtgtgtgtgtgtgtatgtatgtgtgtgtgtgtatgtatatttgtttgtg
This DNA window, taken from Hemibagrus wyckioides isolate EC202008001 linkage group LG06, SWU_Hwy_1.0, whole genome shotgun sequence, encodes the following:
- the LOC131354865 gene encoding snaclec coagulation factor IX/factor X-binding protein subunit B-like translates to MAEMNSFFCFSFLLVICGMATGLTKEYIYISDPKNWYDAQTYCRENYKDLATITSNEEQQRLIKSPGKSWLAGWIGLNKETLTWKWSDGELTNYYHWQYTLPIINYDCIATYSNGWNDYLCLTPSPFFCYRNWVLVKEKKTWEEAQEYCRMNYNVLASQTSAMQELAKIEAGQSETVSVWLGLRFLDGKWFWLNKESPNSSVSLPPCPAQNYHCGARNIYTQAWENRHCNEKLNFICY